CCTGGCACCTATGCGAGACGCTGGGCTATGTCGGCCTGGCGACGCTGGTGTTGGCGGGGGCGTCGGTGTGGAAGCTTTACCGCAAGTCTTCGCCGCTGGCGGCGGCCCACGCTACCGCCAATCGGCTCGTGCGTGTCTGGACCTGGATCGGCCTGGGGGCGGCAGTTTGGATGCTGGGCTATTATCTGCCGACCTACCGCCTGGTGCATATGGTTCCAGGCCTGAGCCTGGTGCGCTGCCCGTCGCGCATGCTGCTGGCGGTGGACATGGCGCTGGCGACGCTGGCCGCAGTGGCGGTCAATCACGTCTGCGCTGCACGCATCCGGCGCGGCGCGAGCGTCTCGCCGGTGAGTCCCACGTCCGTCCAGGCCGTGGGGGAAGCACAGAAGAGCATGGGCGAGACGCCCATGCCACACAACAAGAGCATGGGCGAGACGCCCATGCCACACAACAAGAGCATGGGCGAGACGCCCATGCCACAGGGGAACACGGGCAAGATGCCCGTGCTACTCATGGGCGAGACGCCCATGCTACGGGCTATTCGCCGTGGCGCCACGTGGGTGCTCCCGGCTGTGATGCTCGGCGTGCTGGCGGTATTGGCGGGTCTGACCTTTGCGATGAGACTCTGGATGCCGCAGCGGCCTGACGGCATGGCGTTCATGGTTGGCTGGGCGGACGAGGCCGGCAAGTCGTTGCAGCCGGGCAGCCCGGCCATCTGGGTGCCCCTGGCGCTGACGGTCCTGACGATCCTGGTTGTGCGCGCCTGGCTGCTCCTGCCGCAGCGGCGGCAGCCTTTGCTCGTGGCGTTGCTACTGGCGGACTTGTTCTTCATCACGGCGTTTGTTGATGTTCCGGGCGGATCCAAGGCGCCAACAGAGCCTCCCGCCGCAGTATGGCTGCGAGAGCACGGCGACCTCGGGGGCTATCGCATCTGGTCGCTGGCGAGCGGCTATGCGGACCGTCCGGCGGAGTTGCTGCGGCCGCGGTGGGGGCAGCTCTACGGGTTTGCGACGATCAACTCCTACGGCCCGCTCAAGAGCCCGGTGCCGTCGCACGTGTTCGGATTTGGCCCCACCGGCGAGACGCCGGCCTGGAGAGAGTTGTTGGATGACAACTATCTCCTCAGCGCGTATGGCGTGAAGTACATCCTGGCGGCGGATCCGACCTTCCGGCGACATGTCGAGTCGGTGACGGTCGCACCGGCGACGGGCGTCGCGAAGCCGCAAGCGGAAATCCCTGGCGATAACTGGCAGCTCGACCGCGCGCGGCAGGAGGGCGGCGTCCTGACGCTGGAGTGCTCGAAGTGGGCTCCGGTGCCGCAGATTGCCCAAGCCGTGCAGGACGTGCCTTCCGGCAAGGGCACATATCGCCTTTCCTTCGATGCCCGCGCACCTTCCGGCGGGGCGGCGAATGTGCTGGGGGCAGAATTATCTGACCGGCGGACGATGACAGTGCCGGCAGAGCAGATTGGAGCCGACTGGCGGCATTTCGAGGCGACGCTCGAAAATTGCACGGACATCTTGCCCATGCAGGGGGGCGGGGAACACGACTGGGACGCCCGCGCTGCTTTGCGTCTATATTCGATGAGTGAGCGGCCTATCGAGGTGCGTAATATTTCACTGAGGGCGGGCGAGCGGTCGCGGCCGGTCAGCTGGGCGGGCTCGCCCCTGAAGCCCGGCGAGGCGGTCTATCGACTCGTGACGGAGGTGGCATCGCTTACCGGAGGACATCCGCCCGTAGCGATCTATGAGAACCGCTTCTGCCGCGATGCCGGCAAGATCCGCCTTGTTGACGCCGGGGAGGCCGAGGTCGAGGCGTTCCGGCATGGACGCGGGGTGATTGACGCGGACGGGAATATGCTCCTGCCGCGTCTGGGTCCGCCGTCGGGAGGCGAGATGACGTCGTCGGCGGCACGGGGGCCGGCCGCGGGTGCGGTTCTGTGGGTTGCGATGGCGTTTTCGGCGATCATAAAAAAATGGCGAACCGTGAAGCAGAAGAAGCCGTAACAGTTTTAAGCAAATGGGTTTGAAGGTCCACGCAGAAAATAAGGAGCTGTGAACAATGTCAAAAATGCATGGCAAATCTCGTGCGGTGATCGTATTGGTTCTGGCGGCAGTGGCGGCTGCCCTTGCGTACTACGTAGTGCCTGCGTATGTGAGCAAGATCGCCTATGCCGTCGAGAGTGGGCAGACGCAGGCCTTGCGAGACCAGCTTAAGCAACTCAGCCAGAACGACAAGCTCTCGCCGCTGTTTGTGGCGGTGGCCAAGGCGACCAGTCCTGCCGTGGTCGAGGTGCGCGTCACCAAGAAGATCACGATGGGCCAGATGCCCGATATGGAAAACATGCCCGAGTCGATGCAGGACTTTCTGCGCCGCTTCTTTGAACAGGAACCGGGCATGCCCTCGTCGCCGGGCGCGCCGGAGGCCAGACCCAATCAACCCCGGCAGCGGGAGTTTTTCTCTCGCGGGCTGGGCAGCGGCGTAATCGTCAATGCCAAGGAAGGGTACATCCTCACCAATAACCACGTCGTCAGCGGCGCCGATCAGGTCGAGGTGGTGCTGGCGAACCGGCAGACCGTCAAGACCGACTGGATCCGCACCGACCCGATGACGGACCTGGCCGTGATCAAGATCAGCGCCGCCAATCTCACCGACGCGCCTCTGGGCGACAGCGACACCATGCAGGTGGGCGACTGGGTCATGGCCATCGGCGCCCCGGAAGGCTTCCGCCAGACGGTGACGGCGGGGATCATTTCGGCCCTGGGCCGCACCACCGGGCAGCGCGGGTATGAGGACTATATCCAGACCGACGCGGCGATCAACCACGGCAACTCGGGCGGTCCGCTGGTGAACATGCGCGGCGAGATCATCGGCATCACGACGGCGATCATCTCGCGCACGGGTGTCAACGAGGGCATCGGCCTGGCCATTCCCAGCAAGACCGTCAAGAGCGTCATGACGCAGTTGATCGAGAAGGGCAAGGTCACGCGCGGGTACGTGGGCGTCTCGATTCAGAACGTCACGCCGCGCCTGGCCGAAAGCTTCAACCTGCCCAACGACAAGGGCGCCCTGGTGACGAAGATCGGTCCCGGCGGGCCCGCGGCTGCTGCGGGCATGAAGGAGCAGGATTTTATCGTCAAGGTCAACGGCGCCGACATCACCGACGTCAACACCTTGCGCAACGTCGTGGCCTCGCTGGAACCGGATAAGACCGTGCCGTTTGAAGTCTATCGCGACGGCAAGAAGATGACCCTCAACGTCAAGATCGCCGCCCAACCCAGCGACATGCTCGCCGCCATCACCGGCCGCAAGAGCGAGCAGGACCAGACGCCACAGGGTAAGCCGGCCGAACCGGTCACGGCCGAGCAGTTTGGCCTGACGGTGCGCCCGGTGACGCCGGAGATCGCCCGTGCGGCAGGCTACGCCAAGCCCGAGGAGGTCAAGGGCGTGGTCATCACCAACGTTCGCCAGGGCTCGCCGGCCTCCGACGAAGGGCTCCAGAGCGGGATGGTGATCACCGACGTCAACGGTAAGAGCGTGACGACGGCCAAAGAGTTCACCGATGCCACGTCCGACAAGAAGGGCGCGCGGATCCGGGCAATTACGCCCAACGGCGGCACGGCATACGTGTTCCTGACGCCAAGATAAGGGGCTAGGGGTAGGTCATAGGTCGTAGGGATCGGGTCTGGCCCGGCCCTATGGCCTACCCCCAATGGCCTGGCCGGCGTATAATACTTCGGTTTTGCAGCAGCTTCCGAATACTTGGGCGAAAGGAGCAACGGCATGTCGACGGTACACATCGGTGCGGCAGGAAAAGTCACGCGCCGCGATCAGGATCTCTTTTCATGGGTCGACAACGTCTTGACGACCACATATCACAAGTACGCCGCCGAGCGGGGATGGACGCCGTCGGTCAATCTGTACGAAGATTCGAGCGCCTATTTTGTGCTGGTGGATCTGGCGGGCGTGGACACAGCGGCGATCGACCTGAGCGTAGAGTCCGACCGACTGGTGCTCTCGGGCCAGCGGGAGATGCCCAACCCCCCCAGCAAGGAGAAACGCCTCCGCATGCACCTGATGGAGATCGACCATGGGCGATTTCAGCGGGCGCTGAAACTGCCGCCGGACGTCGATGCCGCCGAGATCACCGCCGGCTATCGACTGGGGTTTCTGACTATCCGCCTTCCTAAAAAGGGGTGAGTTGTGGCACGCGATAAAAGCAGAACAGAGATTACCGGCGATGACGACGCCGGAGCGGTTGTCGTTCCCGGCTCACGAAGCCCCGCCCAGGGCGAGGAAACCACCGTTTCCATCCCCAGCGAGGCGCCCGTGTTGGCCGTACGGAACCTGGTGCTCTTCCCCGGAACCGTCGTGCCGCTGTCGATTGGACGCGACAAGTCGCGACACCTGATCGAGAGCGTCCTGCCGGACCAGAAGGTCATCATCACCGTCTGCCAGAGAGATGCCAACGTCGAGGACCCGACGCCCGAGCAACTTTACCAGTTCGGCACGGCCGTCATGGTCCTCAAGCTGCTGCGCCTGGAGGAGAACACCCAGAGCATCATCGTGCAGGGTCTGACGCGAGTGCGAGTCGAGCAATGGCTGCAGACGCAGCCGTACTTCAAGGCCCGCGTCGCCGTGGCCAACGAACAGGCCGAGCAGTCTAACGAGATCGAGGCCCTGATGATCAACGCTCGCGACCTGGCGAGGCGCATCATCGAGTTGTCGCCCAACATTCCCGACGAAGCGGCCGTCGTGCTCAACAACATCGACACCGCCGGGGCGCTGAGCGACTTTCTGGCCACGAACCTCCAACTGGATGTGCCCGTCAAGCAGGAGATGCTCGAGGAGCTTTCGGTGGGGCGGCGGTTGCGGCGGGTCGTCAGCGAACTGCAGCACTACATCGAAGTGCTGCAACTGTCGCAGAAGATCCAGGACGACGTTAAAGCCAAGATCACCAAGAGCCAGCGCGAGATGTACCTGCAGGAACAGCTCAAGGCCATCCAGAACGAGCTGGGCCAGGGCGACGAACGCACCGTCGAGTTGGAAGACCTGCGCAAGAAGATCGACGCCGCCGGCATGCCCGAGGTGGTGCTCAAGGAAGCGGTGCGCGAGCTTGACCGGATGGAGAAGATCCCCAGCGCCTCGCCGGAATACCACGTCATCCGCACGTACCTCGACTGGATGATCGAACTGCCCTGGTCGGTCAGCAGCACCGACAAGCTCGAGATCGGCACGTCGCGCCGCATTCTCGACGAAGACCATTACGGCCTGGAAAAAATCAAACGCCGCATTCTCGAGTTCCTGGCCGTGCGCAAGCTGGCGCCCGAGACGCACGGGCCGATCCTGTGCTTCGTGGGCCCCCCCGGCGTGGGCAAGACATCGCTGGGCCAGTCCATCGCCCGCGCCATGGGGCGAAAGTTCATCCGCATGTCCCTGGGCGGAATGCACGACGAAGCGGAATTGCGCGGACACCGCCGCACCTACATCGGCGCCATGCCCGGACGCGTCGTGCAGGAGATTCGCAAGGCCGGCACCAACAATCCGGTCTTCATGCTCGACGAGTTGGACAAGGTCGGCGCCGACTTTCGAGGCGACCCCACCAGCGCCTTGCTGGAGGTGCTCGACCCAGCCCAGAACAACACTTTCCAGGACCACTACCTCAACGTGCCTTTCGATCTGTCCAAGACGCTGTTTATCGGTACGGCCAATTACATGGCCCCGGTGCCCCCGGCGCTGCGCGACCGCATGGAGGTCATCGAGCTGCCCGGATACACCCGAAGTGAGAAGCTCGAGATCGCCCGGCGATACCTCGTCAAGCGGCAGCTCGACGACAACGGCCTCAAGAGCGCCCAGGTCACCTGGCCGGACAAGGCGCTGCTGGAGATCATCGACAGCTATACCCGCGAAGCGGGCGTGCGCGAGCTGGAACGACAGATCGGCGCTGTCTGCCGGGCTGTGGCGGCGCTAGTGGCCGAAGGCAAAGAGCACGAGCGCCGCATCGACAGCAAGTTCATCGCCGAGACCCTGGGACCGCCGCGATTTGAAAACGAACTCGCCCAGCGCACCAGCGTGCCTGGCGTGGCCACCGGCTTGGCGTATACGCCTACCGGCGGCGAGATCATCTTCATTGAGGCGGCGGGATACCCCGGCAAGGGCAACCTCACCCTCACCGGGCAGATCGGCGACGTGATGAAGGAGTCG
The nucleotide sequence above comes from Planctomycetaceae bacterium. Encoded proteins:
- a CDS encoding Do family serine endopeptidase, with translation MSKMHGKSRAVIVLVLAAVAAALAYYVVPAYVSKIAYAVESGQTQALRDQLKQLSQNDKLSPLFVAVAKATSPAVVEVRVTKKITMGQMPDMENMPESMQDFLRRFFEQEPGMPSSPGAPEARPNQPRQREFFSRGLGSGVIVNAKEGYILTNNHVVSGADQVEVVLANRQTVKTDWIRTDPMTDLAVIKISAANLTDAPLGDSDTMQVGDWVMAIGAPEGFRQTVTAGIISALGRTTGQRGYEDYIQTDAAINHGNSGGPLVNMRGEIIGITTAIISRTGVNEGIGLAIPSKTVKSVMTQLIEKGKVTRGYVGVSIQNVTPRLAESFNLPNDKGALVTKIGPGGPAAAAGMKEQDFIVKVNGADITDVNTLRNVVASLEPDKTVPFEVYRDGKKMTLNVKIAAQPSDMLAAITGRKSEQDQTPQGKPAEPVTAEQFGLTVRPVTPEIARAAGYAKPEEVKGVVITNVRQGSPASDEGLQSGMVITDVNGKSVTTAKEFTDATSDKKGARIRAITPNGGTAYVFLTPR
- a CDS encoding Hsp20/alpha crystallin family protein, whose product is MSTVHIGAAGKVTRRDQDLFSWVDNVLTTTYHKYAAERGWTPSVNLYEDSSAYFVLVDLAGVDTAAIDLSVESDRLVLSGQREMPNPPSKEKRLRMHLMEIDHGRFQRALKLPPDVDAAEITAGYRLGFLTIRLPKKG
- the lon gene encoding endopeptidase La yields the protein MARDKSRTEITGDDDAGAVVVPGSRSPAQGEETTVSIPSEAPVLAVRNLVLFPGTVVPLSIGRDKSRHLIESVLPDQKVIITVCQRDANVEDPTPEQLYQFGTAVMVLKLLRLEENTQSIIVQGLTRVRVEQWLQTQPYFKARVAVANEQAEQSNEIEALMINARDLARRIIELSPNIPDEAAVVLNNIDTAGALSDFLATNLQLDVPVKQEMLEELSVGRRLRRVVSELQHYIEVLQLSQKIQDDVKAKITKSQREMYLQEQLKAIQNELGQGDERTVELEDLRKKIDAAGMPEVVLKEAVRELDRMEKIPSASPEYHVIRTYLDWMIELPWSVSSTDKLEIGTSRRILDEDHYGLEKIKRRILEFLAVRKLAPETHGPILCFVGPPGVGKTSLGQSIARAMGRKFIRMSLGGMHDEAELRGHRRTYIGAMPGRVVQEIRKAGTNNPVFMLDELDKVGADFRGDPTSALLEVLDPAQNNTFQDHYLNVPFDLSKTLFIGTANYMAPVPPALRDRMEVIELPGYTRSEKLEIARRYLVKRQLDDNGLKSAQVTWPDKALLEIIDSYTREAGVRELERQIGAVCRAVAALVAEGKEHERRIDSKFIAETLGPPRFENELAQRTSVPGVATGLAYTPTGGEIIFIEAAGYPGKGNLTLTGQIGDVMKESAQAALSLIKSRAADLHVPPASLAETDIHVHVPAGAVPKDGPSAGVAMFTALASLLMNKPVRHDVAMTGEITLRGLVLPIGGVKEKVLAAKRAGISVIVLPERNHKDLVDVPADAQKDLKFVFVKTVDDVLKAAMDVAAEPAPPVRRKHKKRK